TGAGACAGAGAAGGAAATGGCTGCTATGAAAGAGAACTTTGAGAAGATGAAAGAGGATCTAACAAAAGCTCTGGCCAAGAAAAAAGATCTTGAGGAAAAGATGGTGACTCTGCTACAGGAAAAGAATGACTTGCAGTTACAAGTAGCTGCAGTAAGTTTAATCCTCATTTTAAACTAGAAGTATAGTTTATAGAGTCTTTGAACTTTTATTAAGCTTTAATAATATTTCCAATTACAGGAAATTGAAGGTCTCTCAGATGCTGAGGAGAGATGTGAAGGACTAATCAAAAGCAAGATCCAAATGGAGGCTAAACTCAAAGAGGCGACTGAGAGACTGGAGGATGAAGAGGAAATCAACGCTGAGCTGACAGCCAAGAAAAGGAAACTGGAGGATGAATGCGCTGAGCTGAAGAAGGATATAGATGATTTGGAGCTAACCTTAGCTAAAGTGGAAAAGGAGAAGCATGCTACTGAGAACAAGGTTACTGTTTAATAGTATAATAGGCTTTTTTGTTAGCAACACTATATCAAGAACCAGTAATGTTTATACGAGTATACTTCTCAGGCCAAAAACCTCACTGAAGAGATGGCATCACAAGATGAGGTCATCGTCAAGCTGACTAAGGAAAAGAAAGCTCTTCAAGAGGCACATCAGCAAATTCTTGATGATCTCCAAGCAGAGGAAGACAAAGTCAACACTCtgactaaagctaaagctaagcttGAGCAGCAAGTGGATGATGTAAGTAGCCGGGAAATAGGCTAATAacattaatgtatatttttaaaaatctaccACTGTTTAATAAGTTCATTTAAAATGCTCTTTCCTCTTTGACATTCTGTGTCCACAATAGCTTGAGGGATCTCTTGAACAAGAGAAAAAGCTTCGAATGGATCTAGAAAGAGCAAAGAGAAAGCTTGAGGGAGACCTCAAACTGGCCCAGGAGTCCATAATGGACCTGGAGAATGACAAGCAGCAATCAGATGAAAAGATCAAGAAGTGAGATTTTAACAaccaattctgaaaaaaaaagattaaacttTTATTCCACCTTCAGTCTGTAATTACTGTTATTCCCAACAGGAAGGACTTTGAGACAAGCCAACTTCTTAGCAGGATTGAGGATGAGCAGTCTCTTGGTATAGGGCTGCAAAAGAAGATTAAAGAACTCCAGGTTATTAGGAGTTTTTGTTGTTTGAAAACTATAACTTTCTGTAAACTACATAGTGCAGCTCATCACCAAATCAAATTCATTACAGGCTCGTATTGAGGAGCTTGAGGAGGAGCTTGAGGCTGAGCGTGCTGCTCGGGCCAAGGTTGAGAAGCAGAGGTCTGATCTCTCCAGGGAACTTGAAGAGATCACTGAGAGACTTGAGGAAGCTGGTGGTGCCACATCTGCCCAAATTGAGATGAACAAGAAGCGTGAGTCTGAGTTCCAGAAGCTGCGCCGTGATCTTGAAGAGTCCACCCTGCAGCATGAAGCCACCGCTGCAGCTCTCCGTAAGAAGCAGGCAGACACCGTGGCAGAGCTAGGAGAGCAGATCGACAATCTCCAGCGGGTCAAACAGAAGCTGGAGAAGGAAAAGAGTGAATTCAAGATGGAGATTGATGACCTGTCTAGCAACATGGAGGCTGTGGCGAAATCAAAGGTAAAAGTACAACACTGCAATCTAGTGGTTGGTTTCTAAACACCATACAAAATGATCtgatatgatacaatattatcgCGATACAATATTATTGCAATAcaatattatatcaatatttttaaccCCTTTTAGGCTCACCTTGAAAAGTTGTGCCGTACGCTGGAGGATCAGATGAGTGAGCTGAAGACAAAGAGTGAGGAACAGTTTCGTCATCTGAACGACATCAGTGCTCAAAAGGCACGACTCCAAACTGAAAACGGTATTATTATTTATCCAGCTagaaaaagattttaaaatgttttaaagaataAACATATATGCATAAAAATTTGTCATGCTGTCAATGCAGTAAATTCTATTTTTTACCATTCTGGATGCAATAGGTGAAATTGCACGTCAGCTGGAGGAGAAAGAATCACTTGTCACTCAATTGACTCGAGGCAAGCAAGCTTTTACTCAGCAGATTGAGGAGCTGAAAAGACAAATTGAGGAAGAGGTCAAGGTAagctgttgtatttaaaaaaaaaaggacacataGATAAACATTTTCACATCCAATGGCACAATGACACTTTCCACATCATTAATGGCACACTTGTTGTTGATTTATAGGCAAAGAATGCCCTGGCCCATGCTGTGCAGTCATCTCGTCATGACTGTGACCTTCTCAGAGAGCAGTTTGAAGAAGAGCAGGAAGCCAAAGCAGAGCTCCAGCGTGGAATGTCTAAGGCAAATAGTGAGGTTGCAACATGGAGATCTAAATACGAGACTGATGCTATCCAGCGCACTGAGGAACTTGAAGAAGCAAAGTAAATCAACCATTTCATGTCTTtttatgattaaataagttcattAAAGACCATCATCATTAACATCTGGTTGCTTTTCTAAGGAAAAAGCTTGCCCAGCGCTTGCAGGATGCTGAAGAGTCCATTGAAGCTGTGAATGCCAAGTGTGCCTCCTTGGAAAAAACCAAACAGAGGCTGCAGAATGAAGTGGAGGACCTCATGATTGATGTAGAGAGAGCTAATGCTCTTGCTGCTACCCTTGACAAAAAGCAAAGAAACTTTGACAAGGTAAACTCacaatcaaaaaaatattaaatttttatATCTGACAATATATCAAGtgtaaagcatctttttcaatcTTGGTTTCTCTTCACATCACACAAAAGTGACCATGACCATAAATTAAGATTTATGCCaatcttttatataaaatatCCAAAACAGAacctgaaatatttttatttttattaattttctttatttaaaggtCTTGGCAGAATGGAAGCAGAAGTTCGAGGAGAGCCAAGCTGAGCTTGAAGGAGCCCAGAAAGAAGCTCGCTCTCTCAGCACTGAGCTTTTCAAGATGAAGAACTCCTATGAAGAAACCCTAGACCACCTAGAGACTCTGAAAAGAGAGAACAAAAACCTTCAGCGTAAGTCATGCAAAAACATGCACCTCCCAGTGAAGTAATGATGTGAcaagaaaaatatttataatgGATAAATGAGCATTTTTAGAATAATAGATggcatatttttgtatttgtacagAGGAGATCTCAGATTTAACTGAGCAACTTAGTGAGACTGGAAAAACTATTCATGAGCTGGAGAAAGGAAAGAAAACTGTGGAAATCGAAAAAACTGAAGTACAGACTGCTCTTGAGGAGGCAGAGgtgtgttaaataaaaaatgatgcaGCAAACACAAAATGATGCACAGTGTTATGCTAAATAATAAATCTTGTGAATACTATTCTTTAAATTCATCAACTCTGTCACAGGCCACACTGGAACATGAGGAGTCCAAGATTGTCCGTATTCAGCTGGAACTCACCCAAGTGAAGAGCGAGATTGACAGGAGACTGGCTGAGAAGGATGAGGAGATTGAACAAATCAAGCGCAACAGCCAAAGGGTGATTGACTCAATGCAGAGCACTCTGGATGCTGAAATCAGAAGCAGAAATGATGCTATGcgcatcaagaagaagatggagggTGATCTCAATGAGATGGAGATTCAGCTGAGCCATGCTAACCGCCAGGCTTCTGAAGCGCAGAAACAGCTGAGGAATGTCCAAGGACAGCTTAAGGTTTGTTCATgactaatgaaaaaaaatacaccaaaactaaaagaaaagaaacaaaacaccTAAATGACACAAATGAATTTTCTAGGATGCCCAATTGCACCTTGATGAGGCTATAAGAGGACAAGAGGACATGAGGGAACAGGTGGCCATGGTGGAGCGCAGGAACAATCTGATGCTGGCTGAGATTGAGGAGCTCAGAGCTGCTTTAGAGCAAACCGACAGAGGCCGCAAAGTGGCCGAGCAGGAACTGGTGGATGCCAGTGAGCGTGTGACTCTGCTTCATTCTCAGGTAAATGAAGTGGTTCATTATGAAGGTTTAGATACTGGCATGTGGTAAACTAAGCCTTCCTTAATCATTTCTAATCATTCTAATTTAGAATACCAGCCTTATCAACACCAAGAAGAAGCTGGAGGCTGACTTTGTACAGATTCAGGGTGAGATGGAAGACACCATTCAGGAAGCACGCAACGCTGAGGAAAAGGCCAAGAAAGCTATAACTGATGTGAGTAAAAATGTGGCATAACAATAAACACAGTAGCTAATGAGAACAAAAAATTGCTATTAACTATTAACTAAACCACTGTAACCTATCATGTAATAATCATGCGATAAAAAAAATTGACTGCAGGCTGCCATGATGGCAGAGGAGCTAAAGAAAGAGCAGGACACCAGTTCTCATCTGGAAAGGATGAAGAAGAACCTTGAGATTACAGTCAAGGACCTGCAGCACCGCTTGGATGAGGCAGAGAATCTGGCCATGAAGGGAGGAAAGAAACAACTCCAGAAACTGGAGACTAGAGTACGTCTCAACATTCACTATAGAACCGGTCATACATATCAGACTTACATTTCAGATTTGATTTACTATGTACTGTAGCTACAACAGAACTTACACACTCTTTTTTCAGGTGCGTGAGCTGGAGGGTGAAGTTGAATCTGAGCAGAGACGTGCAGCCGAGGCTATTAAAGGTGTCCGCAAATATGAGAGGAGAGTGAAGGAGCTCACCTACCAGGTACTGAATGTATCACCACACATTCTCTTTTCTACTGTGTGGACAATTTGTACCTCATCCAATACAACTATTAGAAATGATAAAGGCAATGATCTGCACAAACACATTCCAGCATTCCATTTTAGAATCCACACCATAATGTGCCAAATGCAAAGTAGATTGTTTATTAGGATGCACTTTATGCAGACTAGTGACTTTTAAGGTGGGGTTTAGGGCTTTTGTGCCTTTAAGGCCTTTTTTTTGGATATAGGTGATACGAGGTCCAACATTCATACTCCGAAACAAATTATAATGTTACAAACACGCCATTTAGGGCTTTGTGAAGTTGTAATGTTTACGTATATTTCGTTGATTTTCAAAGACTGATGAAGATAAGAAGAATGTGACCCGGCTGCAGGACCTGGTGGACAAACTGCAGCTGAAAGTGAAAT
This DNA window, taken from Astyanax mexicanus isolate ESR-SI-001 chromosome 5, AstMex3_surface, whole genome shotgun sequence, encodes the following:
- the myhb gene encoding myosin heavy chain, fast skeletal muscle; the encoded protein is MSGDAEMECFGPAAVFLRKPERERIEAQNTPFDAKTAFFVSEPKDMYLKGVLQSKEGGKVTVKTLCNKVLTVKEDDIFPMNPPKFDKIEDMAMMTHLNEPAVLYNLKERYAAWMIYTYSGLFCVTVNPYKWLPVYDAVVVAGYRGKKRIEAPPHIFSISDNAYQSMLTDRENQSILITGESGAGKTVNTKRVIQYFATIAVSGQKKAEVSKAKMQGSLEDQIIAANPLLEAYGNAKTVRNDNSSRFGKFIRIHFGSTGKLASADIETYLLEKSRVTFQLSAERSYHIFYQLATGHKPELLEALLITTNPYDYPMISQGEITVKSINDVEEFIATDTAIDILGFSAEEKMGIYKLTGAVMHHGNMKFKQKQREEQAEPDGTEVADKIAYLMGLNSADMLKALCYPRVKVGNEFVTKGQTVPQVNNSVSALSKSVYEKMFLWMVVRINEMLDTKQPRQFFIGVLDIAGFEIFDFNSLEQLCINFTNEKLQQFFNHHMFVLEQEEYKKEGIEWEFIDFGMDLAACIELIEKPMGIFSILEEECMFPKASDTTFKNKLYDQHLGKTASFQKPKPAKGKAEAHFSLVHYAGTVDYNINGWLDKNKDPLNDSVVQLYQKSSVKLLSSLYASHASSEAEGGAKKGGKKKGGSFQTVSALFRENLGKLMTNLRSTHPHFVRCLIPNESKTPGLMENHLVIHQLRCNGVLEGIRICRKGFPSRILYGDFKQRYKVLNASVIPEGQFIDNKKASEKLLGSIDVDHNQYKFGHTKVFFKAGLLGLLEEMRDEKLAILVTMTQALCRGFLMRREFVKMMERRESIYSIQYNIRSFMNVKHWPWMKLYFKIKPLLKSAETEKEMAAMKENFEKMKEDLTKALAKKKDLEEKMVTLLQEKNDLQLQVAAEIEGLSDAEERCEGLIKSKIQMEAKLKEATERLEDEEEINAELTAKKRKLEDECAELKKDIDDLELTLAKVEKEKHATENKAKNLTEEMASQDEVIVKLTKEKKALQEAHQQILDDLQAEEDKVNTLTKAKAKLEQQVDDLEGSLEQEKKLRMDLERAKRKLEGDLKLAQESIMDLENDKQQSDEKIKKKDFETSQLLSRIEDEQSLGIGLQKKIKELQARIEELEEELEAERAARAKVEKQRSDLSRELEEITERLEEAGGATSAQIEMNKKRESEFQKLRRDLEESTLQHEATAAALRKKQADTVAELGEQIDNLQRVKQKLEKEKSEFKMEIDDLSSNMEAVAKSKAHLEKLCRTLEDQMSELKTKSEEQFRHLNDISAQKARLQTENGEIARQLEEKESLVTQLTRGKQAFTQQIEELKRQIEEEVKAKNALAHAVQSSRHDCDLLREQFEEEQEAKAELQRGMSKANSEVATWRSKYETDAIQRTEELEEAKKKLAQRLQDAEESIEAVNAKCASLEKTKQRLQNEVEDLMIDVERANALAATLDKKQRNFDKVLAEWKQKFEESQAELEGAQKEARSLSTELFKMKNSYEETLDHLETLKRENKNLQQEISDLTEQLSETGKTIHELEKGKKTVEIEKTEVQTALEEAEATLEHEESKIVRIQLELTQVKSEIDRRLAEKDEEIEQIKRNSQRVIDSMQSTLDAEIRSRNDAMRIKKKMEGDLNEMEIQLSHANRQASEAQKQLRNVQGQLKDAQLHLDEAIRGQEDMREQVAMVERRNNLMLAEIEELRAALEQTDRGRKVAEQELVDASERVTLLHSQNTSLINTKKKLEADFVQIQGEMEDTIQEARNAEEKAKKAITDAAMMAEELKKEQDTSSHLERMKKNLEITVKDLQHRLDEAENLAMKGGKKQLQKLETRVRELEGEVESEQRRAAEAIKGVRKYERRVKELTYQTDEDKKNVTRLQDLVDKLQLKVKSYKRQAEESEEQANTHLSRYRKVQHEMEEAQERADIAESQVNKLRAKSRELGRGKEAE